The Pseudomonas nunensis genome includes the window CGTTGGCCAATGATGAATTCGGTACTGCCACCGCCGATGTCGGCCACCAGGCGCTTGCCCGGGGTGTCGGCGAGGGTGTGGGAGACGCCCAGGTAGATCAGGCGCGCTTCTTCACGGCCGGAGATGACTTCCACGGGATGGCCGAGGATTTCTTCGGCGCGGCGGATGAATTCGGCGCGGTTACGCGCTTCACGCAGGGCGTTGGTGCCGACGATCCGTACGGCGCCGGGTGGCATACCGTTGATCAGTTGGGCAAAGCGCTTCAGGCAATCGAGCCCGCGCTGCATGGATTCTTCGTTCAACTGGCGCTCATCGTCGATGCCGGCGGCCAGTTGGACCTTTTCGCCGAGGCGCTCAAGAATACGGATTTCGCCGTTCTGGGCCTTGGCCACGACCATGTGAAAGCTGTTGGAGCCCAGGTCGATTGCGGCGATCAGGGACAGATTCTTGGCTTGGGATTGCGGCATGGTCTGGGGGTCTCGGTCGATAACCCGGACATCGTGCCACGATCAAAGGCTGGCGCCAACGCGTAGGAGCTGCCGAAGGCTGCGATCTTTTACCGCGGGAATATTTGCGGTGCTGCCGATGGCCTCTTCGCGAGCAAGCCCGCTCCCACATTTAACCGAGTACCTCAGGAAGAACGCGGCCCACTGTGGGAGCGGGCTTGCTCGCGAAGGCGGCCTTCCAGTCACCGGAGATCCTTCAGCCCGCCGCCTCAACCGTCCCGATAAAATTCGCCAACTCCACCGTCTGCGGATTCGCGAACAGAATCTTCGGATCCCCCACCTCATGCACCTTGCCCTGATGCATGAACACCAACTTATCCCCAACCTCCCGGGCAAACCTCATCTCATGGGTAACCATGATCAGCGTCATCCCTTCCTTGGCCAGCTGCCGAACCACGCTCAGCACTTCGTTGACCAGTTCCGGGTCCAGCGCCGAGGTGATCTCGTCGCACAGCAACACCTTCGGCGACATCGCCAGGGCCCGGGCAATCGCCACGCGCTGTTGTTGGCCGCCGGACAAGCGATCGGGGAACGCATCGAACTTTTCCCCCAGTCCAACCCGCTCCAGCATCTGCCGCGCAAGCTCCGCCGCTTTCGCCTTGGGCACTTTCTGCACCACTTGCGGCGCCAGCATCACGTTCTCGCCCACGGTCAGGTGCGGGAACAGGTTGAACTGCTGGAACACCATTCCGACTTTCTGCCGCAGGCTGCGCAGGTCGGCGCGGGCGGCGTCGAGGTATTCGCCATCGACTTCGATCACGCCATCGTTGATCGACTCCAGGCCATTGAGGGTGCGCAGCAAGGTGGATTTGCCTGAGCCGCTGCGGCCGATGATCGCCACGACCTGGCCTTCCTCGACACTCAGGTCGATGCCTTTGAGCACATGGTGGTCGCCGTAATATTTATGCAGGGCCGAAATTCTAAGCAGAGGCATGCAGTCTCCTTTCCAGGTAGCGCGCACTGAGGGACAAGGGGTAGCAGAGCAGGAAGTAACCGAGGGCGACGAGGCCGTAGACCATGAACGGTTCGAAGGTCGCGTTGGCGAGCATGCCGCCGGTCTTGGTCAGTTCGGTGAAGCCGATGATCGAGGTGACGGCGGTGCCTTTGACCACTTGCACCGAGAAGCCCACGGTCGGCGCCACGGCGATGCGCAGGGCTTGCGGCAGGATCACGTAGCGCAACTGCTCCAGCGGGTTGAGCGCCAGGCTCGACGAAGCTTCCCACTGACCGTTGGGGATCGAATCGACGCAACCGCGCCAGATCTCCGCCAGGTAAGCGCTGGTGAACAGCGTCAGCGCCACTGCCGCGGCCATCCACGGTGAAATCTCCACGCCGGCCAACGCCACGCCGAAGAACACCAGGAACAACTGCATCAGCAGCGGCGTGCCCTGGAACAGTTCGATGTAGGTCCGGGCAAAGCTGCGGGGGAAGGTCTTTTTCGAAATGCGCATGACCATGATCAGCAAACCGATCACGCCACCGCCGATAAACGCCACCAGCGACAGCGCCAGGGTCCATTGCAGGCCCGTGAGCAGGTTGCGCAGGATGTCCCAAAAAGTGAAATCGCTCATTGGCTGCTCCGCGAAATGTAGCGCCGGCCGATCCAGTTCAGCAGTTGGCGGATCATCAGCGCCATGCACAGGTAGATCAGCGTGGTCAGCGCGTAGGTTTCAAAGGCGCGGAAGTTGCGCGACTGGATGAAGTTGGCGGCGAAGCTCAACTCTTCGGTGGCGATCTGCGAGCAGACCGCCGAGCCGAGCATGACGATGATGATCTGGCTGCTCAGAGCCGGCCAGACCTTGCCCAGCGCCGGCAGCAAGACCACGTGACGGAAGGCTTCGAAACGGCTCATCGCCAGCGCGGCGGCGGCTTCCAGCTGACCCCTGGGGATCGCCTGGATGCCGGCACGGATGATCTCGGTCGAATAAGCCCCGAGGTTGATCACCATCGCCAGCACCGCTGCCTGCCATTCGGAAATCTGCACGCCCAGGGACGGCAGGCCGAAGAAGATGAAGAACAACTGCACCAGGAACGGCGTGTTGCGGATCAGCTCGACGTAGACGCCGAAGATCGCCGAGAACGGGCGGATGTTCCACGCCCGCACCAGCGCTCCGACGATGCCCAGGCCCACCCCGAACACCGCACCGATAGCCGTCAGTTCAAGGGTGAACAGCGCACCGCGCAACAGCAGGTCGGTGTTTTGCACCACCGGAAGAAAATCGAACTGGTAAGCCATAAATAGTCTCCTGCGCGACGATCAGAGATCGGCCGGCAGCGGCTCTTTCAGCCAGGTCAGGGCGTTTTTCTCCAGCGAACCGTCGGTCTTGGCGGTGGCGAGGATCTGGTTGACCTTGTCCAGCAGCGCCGGCTCGTTCTTGTTCACGCCGATGTAGACCGGCGAATCCTTGAGCTTCACTTTCAGCGCCGGCACGCGTTTCGGATTTTTCTCGCTGATGGCGACCATCACCACGTTACCGCTGGCGATCAGGTCAACCTGGCCGGCGAGGTAGGCGGCGATGGTCGAGTTGTTGTCTTCGAAGCGCTTGATGGTCGCGCCTTCCGGAGCGACTTTGGTCAGCTCGATGTCTTCGATGGCGCCACGGGTGACGCTGATGGTTTTGCCCTTGAGGTCGTCCAGGCCCTTGATCGCGGCGTCTGGCGGACCGAACACGGCGAGGTAGAACGGTGCGTAGGCGCGGGAGAAGTCGATGACTTTTTCGCGCTCAGGGTTTTTGCCTAGGCTGGAAATCACCAGGTCGACCTTGCCGGTGGTCAGGAATGGAATGCGGTTGGTGCTGTTGACCGGGGTCAGTTCGAGTTTGACCTTGAGCTGGTCGGCAAGCAGCTTGGCGGTGTCGATGTCCAGGCCGCGAGGTTTCATGTCCGGGCCGACCGAGCCGAACGGCGGGAAGTCCTGGGGCACGGCGACCTTGAGGGTGCCGCGCTTGACCACATCCTCCAGACCGTCGGCGTGGGCGGGTGCCTGGCTCAGCATCAGGCTGGCAAACAGGGCAGCGAGGAGGGCGCTGTAACGCTGGATCATGGCAAATCTCCGAATCGGCGAGAAGTGATTTCTGCGGT containing:
- a CDS encoding amino acid ABC transporter ATP-binding protein gives rise to the protein MPLLRISALHKYYGDHHVLKGIDLSVEEGQVVAIIGRSGSGKSTLLRTLNGLESINDGVIEVDGEYLDAARADLRSLRQKVGMVFQQFNLFPHLTVGENVMLAPQVVQKVPKAKAAELARQMLERVGLGEKFDAFPDRLSGGQQQRVAIARALAMSPKVLLCDEITSALDPELVNEVLSVVRQLAKEGMTLIMVTHEMRFAREVGDKLVFMHQGKVHEVGDPKILFANPQTVELANFIGTVEAAG
- a CDS encoding amino acid ABC transporter permease, coding for MSDFTFWDILRNLLTGLQWTLALSLVAFIGGGVIGLLIMVMRISKKTFPRSFARTYIELFQGTPLLMQLFLVFFGVALAGVEISPWMAAAVALTLFTSAYLAEIWRGCVDSIPNGQWEASSSLALNPLEQLRYVILPQALRIAVAPTVGFSVQVVKGTAVTSIIGFTELTKTGGMLANATFEPFMVYGLVALGYFLLCYPLSLSARYLERRLHASA
- a CDS encoding amino acid ABC transporter permease; the protein is MAYQFDFLPVVQNTDLLLRGALFTLELTAIGAVFGVGLGIVGALVRAWNIRPFSAIFGVYVELIRNTPFLVQLFFIFFGLPSLGVQISEWQAAVLAMVINLGAYSTEIIRAGIQAIPRGQLEAAAALAMSRFEAFRHVVLLPALGKVWPALSSQIIIVMLGSAVCSQIATEELSFAANFIQSRNFRAFETYALTTLIYLCMALMIRQLLNWIGRRYISRSSQ
- a CDS encoding transporter substrate-binding domain-containing protein — its product is MIQRYSALLAALFASLMLSQAPAHADGLEDVVKRGTLKVAVPQDFPPFGSVGPDMKPRGLDIDTAKLLADQLKVKLELTPVNSTNRIPFLTTGKVDLVISSLGKNPEREKVIDFSRAYAPFYLAVFGPPDAAIKGLDDLKGKTISVTRGAIEDIELTKVAPEGATIKRFEDNNSTIAAYLAGQVDLIASGNVVMVAISEKNPKRVPALKVKLKDSPVYIGVNKNEPALLDKVNQILATAKTDGSLEKNALTWLKEPLPADL